The following proteins are encoded in a genomic region of Leifsonia psychrotolerans:
- a CDS encoding HelD family protein yields the protein MDNELDRERARVARLYDRLDGLRDEEARRLNAVRSSKVGGNHQMRSERDALARMHEDRLLQLRDVDARLVFGRLQLPKAAEDEADSAFRYIGRLGLRDEEQRSLLLDWRAPQAAAFYQATAANPQGVLARRHVTMRDREVTHLDDEVFDADLLAQPGAALEVQGEGALMAALTGHRTGRMHDIVATIQAEQDRIIRSEMRGALVVQGGPGTGKTAVALHRAAYLLYTHRDRLGSAGVLIVGPSGAFLRYIETVLPSLGETGVVLQSLGELFPGVRATDDDSAAAAVLKGSLEMVDLIARAVKSRQRVPADTAHIDVNGDVLRVSPALIARAIQRAQQSGKAHNEARVVFVNQALDALAAQLANQLRTAGAVIDDTDASQLREDIRESTDAKIVLNTAWLPMTAEKLIGDLFARPDWLAELTPRWTPEKRALLHRARTEPFTISDIPLLDEAAELLGSPPAAPEAGQRERDLQRANDIENAKYAIRNAGVEGMVSAEQLADNFAEAPVRVTTADRAATDRTWTYGHVVVDEAQELSPMHWRLLVRRSPMRSFTIVGDIAQASSAASSRSWRSALDPFFRGRWDLEELTVNYRTPAQIAREAERVAGEHGLPITPAQSVREGDWPIRDVTVGSPDALPLAVAEAVRVDRGIDASGTLAVIVSRAARAAVLARLIATFGTDVGAGEAGLECPIAVLTTHESKGLEFDAVVLADPAALVAESPRGAAALYVAMTRPTQRLTQVHVDVPSA from the coding sequence ATGGATAACGAACTCGACCGCGAGCGTGCGCGGGTTGCACGCCTGTACGACCGCCTCGATGGATTGCGCGACGAGGAGGCCCGTCGGCTGAACGCCGTGCGCTCCAGCAAGGTCGGTGGCAACCACCAGATGCGCAGTGAGCGCGACGCCCTCGCACGCATGCATGAAGATCGCCTGCTGCAGTTGCGCGATGTCGACGCCCGCTTGGTCTTCGGACGGCTGCAGCTGCCGAAGGCCGCCGAGGACGAGGCCGACAGCGCCTTCCGTTACATCGGGCGTCTCGGCCTGCGCGACGAGGAACAGCGCAGCCTCCTGCTGGACTGGCGCGCCCCGCAGGCCGCCGCCTTCTACCAGGCCACGGCAGCCAATCCGCAGGGTGTGCTGGCCCGGCGACATGTGACGATGCGCGACCGCGAGGTGACGCACCTCGACGATGAGGTCTTCGACGCAGACCTGCTGGCCCAACCCGGCGCCGCACTTGAGGTGCAGGGCGAGGGAGCCCTGATGGCCGCGCTCACCGGGCATCGCACGGGCCGGATGCACGACATCGTGGCGACCATCCAGGCGGAGCAGGACCGCATCATCCGTTCCGAAATGCGCGGCGCCCTCGTCGTGCAGGGCGGTCCCGGCACCGGCAAAACCGCCGTGGCGCTGCACCGGGCCGCCTACCTGCTGTACACACACCGTGACCGGCTCGGCTCGGCCGGTGTGCTCATTGTCGGGCCGTCCGGCGCATTCCTGCGCTACATCGAAACCGTGCTTCCTTCGCTCGGTGAGACCGGAGTGGTGCTGCAGTCACTCGGCGAGCTGTTCCCCGGCGTGCGGGCGACCGACGACGACAGCGCCGCCGCCGCCGTGCTCAAGGGCTCGCTCGAGATGGTCGATCTCATTGCCCGGGCCGTGAAGTCGCGTCAGCGAGTTCCGGCCGACACCGCGCACATCGACGTGAACGGCGACGTGCTTCGGGTGAGCCCCGCCCTCATCGCCCGCGCCATTCAGCGCGCGCAGCAGAGCGGAAAGGCGCACAACGAGGCTCGGGTGGTGTTCGTCAACCAGGCGCTCGACGCGCTCGCCGCACAACTGGCGAACCAGTTGCGCACGGCTGGTGCCGTCATTGACGACACGGATGCCTCCCAACTCCGCGAAGACATCCGCGAGTCCACTGACGCGAAGATCGTGTTGAACACGGCCTGGCTGCCGATGACGGCCGAGAAGCTCATCGGTGATCTGTTCGCGCGCCCGGACTGGCTGGCCGAGTTGACGCCGCGCTGGACGCCCGAGAAGCGGGCGCTGCTGCACCGGGCACGAACCGAACCGTTCACGATCTCCGACATCCCTCTGCTTGATGAGGCGGCCGAACTCCTCGGCAGCCCACCCGCCGCACCAGAGGCCGGCCAGCGCGAACGCGACCTGCAGCGCGCGAATGACATCGAAAACGCGAAGTACGCCATCCGCAATGCCGGTGTCGAGGGCATGGTCAGCGCTGAGCAGCTGGCCGACAATTTTGCCGAGGCCCCCGTGCGCGTAACGACCGCTGACCGCGCCGCGACCGACCGTACCTGGACCTATGGCCATGTCGTCGTCGATGAGGCCCAGGAACTCTCGCCCATGCACTGGCGTCTACTCGTCCGCCGTTCGCCCATGCGCTCGTTCACGATCGTGGGTGACATCGCCCAGGCCAGTTCGGCGGCCTCCTCGCGCAGTTGGCGCTCGGCGCTCGACCCATTCTTTCGCGGCCGCTGGGATCTCGAAGAGCTCACCGTGAACTACCGCACTCCCGCGCAGATCGCCCGCGAGGCCGAGCGGGTGGCCGGCGAACATGGCCTGCCGATCACCCCGGCCCAGTCGGTGCGTGAGGGCGACTGGCCGATTCGTGACGTGACGGTCGGGAGCCCAGATGCACTGCCGCTCGCCGTCGCGGAGGCCGTGAGGGTCGACCGGGGCATCGACGCATCGGGCACGCTCGCCGTGATCGTTTCGCGGGCGGCCCGGGCTGCAGTGCTCGCGCGGCTGATCGCCACCTTCGGAACGGATGTCGGAGCCGGCGAGGCCGGACTCGAATGCCCCATCGCCGTGCTCACCACTCACGAGTCGAAGGGCCTCGAATTCGATGCCGTCGTACTGGCCGACCCTGCTGCGCTCGTCGCCGAGTCCCCGCGCGGTGCGGCGGCGCTCTATGTGGCGATGACGCGTCCGACGCAGCGCCTGACCCAGGTGCATGTGGACGTTCCGTCCGCCTGA
- a CDS encoding DUF1684 domain-containing protein, protein MSSTLGALQITDWRRRVFGLYAGVRQLSARNPSAGHELWRSGRDELFAGHPSSPLLPDDRMAFTGLPVAAYDPDWRFEVEVHRAPEPLRITVETGTDGTVPFDLVGSVRVPYLGSLDVWRLAGYAGGLFLPVKDALAGLAGGTYGGGRYLLDTVKGADLGAGLDDDSLILDFNFAYNPSCAYDPMWACPLAQSGNVIGVPVPVGELHHGSTGTR, encoded by the coding sequence ATGAGTTCTACACTTGGAGCCCTGCAGATCACCGATTGGCGCCGCCGCGTCTTCGGCCTGTATGCCGGGGTGCGACAGCTCAGCGCGCGCAATCCGTCCGCCGGGCATGAGCTCTGGCGTTCCGGGCGCGACGAACTGTTCGCGGGGCATCCGTCGTCACCGTTGCTCCCCGACGACAGGATGGCCTTCACCGGGCTGCCCGTCGCCGCCTACGACCCGGATTGGCGCTTCGAGGTCGAGGTACACCGTGCGCCGGAGCCGCTGCGCATCACCGTCGAGACGGGAACGGATGGCACTGTGCCGTTCGACCTGGTCGGCTCGGTGCGCGTGCCCTACCTGGGTTCCCTCGACGTGTGGCGACTGGCCGGGTACGCGGGCGGCCTGTTTCTGCCGGTGAAAGACGCCTTGGCCGGGCTGGCGGGCGGCACCTATGGCGGTGGTCGTTACCTGCTCGACACCGTCAAGGGCGCGGATCTCGGGGCCGGTCTCGACGACGATTCACTGATTCTCGACTTCAACTTCGCCTACAATCCCTCGTGCGCATACGACCCGATGTGGGCGTGCCCTCTGGCTCAGTCCGGCAACGTGATCGGCGTTCCGGTGCCGGTCGGTGAACTGCATCATGGCTCGACCGGCACTCGCTGA